A part of Andrena cerasifolii isolate SP2316 chromosome 10, iyAndCera1_principal, whole genome shotgun sequence genomic DNA contains:
- the Mlc1 gene encoding myosin light chain alkali isoform X1, with protein sequence MADLSAKDVEKAEFAFSIYDADGSNVVDAVDLGNVLRALNLNPTNATIEKLGGTKKKGEKLLKLDEFLPIYSQCKKDKEQGCYEDFIECLKLYDKEENGTMMAGELSHILLSLGEKLTDSEVETVLKECMDPEDEDGFIPYAPFLRRLCDRAAAE encoded by the exons ATG GCAGACCTCAGCGCCAAGGATGTCGAAA AGGCAGAATTCGCCTTCTCCATTTACGACGCCGATGGTTCCAATGTCGTCGATGCCGTCGACCTTGGGAACGTTCTGCGGGCCCTTAACCTGAATCCCACAAACGCCACCATAGAAAAGCTGGGTGGAACAAAAAAGAAGGGCGAGAAGCTGCTGAAACTCGACGAATTTCTGCCGATTTACAGCCAATGTAAAAAGGATAAGGAGCAGGGATGTTACGAAGACTTCATCGAGTGTTTGAAGCTCTACGACAAAGAGGAAAACGGAACTATGATGGCCGGTGAACTCTCGCACATACTGCTCTCGCTTG GTGAGAAACTCACCGATTCCGAAGTAGAGACGGTGCTGAAGGAATGCATGGACCCCGAAGACGAAGATGGTTTCATCCCCTATGCTC CGTTCCTTCGTAGACTGTGTGACAGGGCGGCGGCAGAATGA
- the Mlc1 gene encoding myosin light chain alkali isoform X2, which translates to MADLSAKDVEKAEFAFSIYDADGSNVVDAVDLGNVLRALNLNPTNATIEKLGGTKKKGEKLLKLDEFLPIYSQCKKDKEQGCYEDFIECLKLYDKEENGTMMAGELSHILLSLGEKLTDSEVETVLKECMDPEDEDGFIPYAPFLKKMMVLL; encoded by the exons ATG GCAGACCTCAGCGCCAAGGATGTCGAAA AGGCAGAATTCGCCTTCTCCATTTACGACGCCGATGGTTCCAATGTCGTCGATGCCGTCGACCTTGGGAACGTTCTGCGGGCCCTTAACCTGAATCCCACAAACGCCACCATAGAAAAGCTGGGTGGAACAAAAAAGAAGGGCGAGAAGCTGCTGAAACTCGACGAATTTCTGCCGATTTACAGCCAATGTAAAAAGGATAAGGAGCAGGGATGTTACGAAGACTTCATCGAGTGTTTGAAGCTCTACGACAAAGAGGAAAACGGAACTATGATGGCCGGTGAACTCTCGCACATACTGCTCTCGCTTG GTGAGAAACTCACCGATTCCGAAGTAGAGACGGTGCTGAAGGAATGCATGGACCCCGAAGACGAAGATGGTTTCATCCCCTATGCTC CATTCTTGAAGAAGATGATGGTGTTGTTATAA
- the LOC143373944 gene encoding uncharacterized protein LOC143373944 isoform X1, with protein MRMPQIMVEAFAKGLIDKIMMEAFNVMDTDNDKLRNLDSREESADVRSQSAQQMHDSSCADQNEPKATELIQKMVRGLRNLQIGDSTSVPSSLSTLEKQVKHAISTIGIVSLADTIESPEMHTPQGQGDVHKIMHDAVIETPIARACNRMEKESNDSSEATRISVSLLHRMIEELETKTVEASAEAEEKHDSVAKQGIAAWEETEEQFIRTIEGVDDPESNPVASRYESNELVRGESSSVVCSTPISKNISLEEVAIEEITPSPLPTRTDDYLSGSVSRRNKKKCCNESNSKSPKKKSILARMRKLLGAAFGRRKN; from the exons ATGAGAATGCCTCAAATAATGGTCGAGGCATTTGCAAAAGGCTTGATCGATAAAATAATGATGGAAGCCTTTAATGTTATGGACACTGATAATg ACAAATTGCGAAATCTGGATAGTCGAGAAGAATCGGCCGATGTTCGATCGCAATCAGCGCAACAAATGCACGATAGCTCGTGTGCAGATCAGAACGAACCAAAAGCCACGGAACTTATTCAGAAAATGGTACGTGGATTGCGTAACTTGCAAATCGGAGATTCGACTTCTGTACCATCCTCGTTATCCACATTAGAGAAGCAG GTGAAACATGCCATATCTACTATCGGCATTGTTTCGCTCGCAGACACGATCGAGTCTCCAGAAATGCACACCCCCCAGGGCCAAGGTGACGTGCACAAAATAATGCACGATGCAGTTATCGAAACACCAATAGCACGAGCATGTAATCGCATGGAAAAGGAAAGCAACGATTCGAGCGAGGCAACTAGAATATCCGTCAGTCTGCTTCATCGAATGATCGAGGAACTGGAAACCAAAACAGTGGAAGCCAGCGCGGAGGCAGAAGAGAAGCACGATTCCGTTGCAAAGCAAGGGATCGCAGCTTGGGAAGAAACGGAAGAACAATTCATACGGACTATCGAGGGTGTTGACGATCCCGAGTCAAACCCCGTTGCCTCCCGGTATGAAAGTAATGAGCTCGTGCGCGGGGAATCCTCTTCCGTCGTGTGCTCAACGCCTATTTCGAAGAACATCAGTTTGGAGGAAGTGGCGATCGAAGAAATTACCCCCTCGCCTCTGCCTACTCGAACGGACGATTATCTATCAGGGAGCGTGTCCAGGAGGAACAAGAAAAAGTGCTGCAACGAGTCGAACTCAAAGAGTCCGAAGAAGAAAAGCATTTTAGCCAGAATGCGGAAACTGCTGGGGGCTGCGTTCGGCCGGCGAAAGAACTGA
- the LOC143373944 gene encoding uncharacterized protein LOC143373944 isoform X2, translating into MHDSSCADQNEPKATELIQKMVRGLRNLQIGDSTSVPSSLSTLEKQVKHAISTIGIVSLADTIESPEMHTPQGQGDVHKIMHDAVIETPIARACNRMEKESNDSSEATRISVSLLHRMIEELETKTVEASAEAEEKHDSVAKQGIAAWEETEEQFIRTIEGVDDPESNPVASRYESNELVRGESSSVVCSTPISKNISLEEVAIEEITPSPLPTRTDDYLSGSVSRRNKKKCCNESNSKSPKKKSILARMRKLLGAAFGRRKN; encoded by the exons ATGCACGATAGCTCGTGTGCAGATCAGAACGAACCAAAAGCCACGGAACTTATTCAGAAAATGGTACGTGGATTGCGTAACTTGCAAATCGGAGATTCGACTTCTGTACCATCCTCGTTATCCACATTAGAGAAGCAG GTGAAACATGCCATATCTACTATCGGCATTGTTTCGCTCGCAGACACGATCGAGTCTCCAGAAATGCACACCCCCCAGGGCCAAGGTGACGTGCACAAAATAATGCACGATGCAGTTATCGAAACACCAATAGCACGAGCATGTAATCGCATGGAAAAGGAAAGCAACGATTCGAGCGAGGCAACTAGAATATCCGTCAGTCTGCTTCATCGAATGATCGAGGAACTGGAAACCAAAACAGTGGAAGCCAGCGCGGAGGCAGAAGAGAAGCACGATTCCGTTGCAAAGCAAGGGATCGCAGCTTGGGAAGAAACGGAAGAACAATTCATACGGACTATCGAGGGTGTTGACGATCCCGAGTCAAACCCCGTTGCCTCCCGGTATGAAAGTAATGAGCTCGTGCGCGGGGAATCCTCTTCCGTCGTGTGCTCAACGCCTATTTCGAAGAACATCAGTTTGGAGGAAGTGGCGATCGAAGAAATTACCCCCTCGCCTCTGCCTACTCGAACGGACGATTATCTATCAGGGAGCGTGTCCAGGAGGAACAAGAAAAAGTGCTGCAACGAGTCGAACTCAAAGAGTCCGAAGAAGAAAAGCATTTTAGCCAGAATGCGGAAACTGCTGGGGGCTGCGTTCGGCCGGCGAAAGAACTGA
- the LOC143373920 gene encoding uncharacterized protein LOC143373920, which produces MDEDEYIELRVINPVAKVPASDIAHSAKALSTIQEHASAKAFHYSPQNGAQRDAGNSKKLESNYECSPPSAQRVDSFRSLNQSFDIDLLLRYYACNADMEKSINKVLTKKGEKCFSYSNDPLVDQGWKDRDQGPLIELRALYKIFDSLKRPSSEDTLLSAFRFRSAMTKLQSLVARCTDEQLEQVLSADPSMKMCKHCGVISCSNSRNVSIQPRKSPPRTSYFLNTQVFPSNDNNNSKLHREMERCGKKQATPRTGKCWDTPKNAKQFTYARCTDNKRDCGSRGVNLNSGRQDKLGAGVPRRVDTMVAERENDNVTHGMCSIRRPAEINFEDNKIETRDGIKSFAMELQGSATGTQMTELSPVKEEKLKIESTDKIINNSGTTRQVKRNSNFEVRDKSDSSATGNSSGEADDLMRRKQNEQVLQESQQSGSECNEKVVKNILYVKSKSQVDDFAKQGCAALGSVRGARSKQNQLLNYPTTNNIDSIINLMTYLAHGGLKSADRKKKEFVSQLDERTRVPSRRSNNKSSFVLHASRDDHPQLDSAFKVCNKLKYSNEATNNKHKAQKLRFRNYHKSSDHWEYIESAENNKGSNSVTCLMEDDSLENCTEASDSVLQSDPSYTTNCSSSSAEHMIREWVKPPQTDKESSAYDKTCEEQVAQKSSTVGLNVKHPSSGAAKDCPHCSEASVGRQRGLQTDSRNSKCHSELPTSQTDNDFPGSTLRSSQEPADKCVNKINSKKAEAFGARKLFSKQLFGPLKSIKSIRPTKSEGHKHSSGNLLDDHLKNITRRITYSGSSFGPVLGDDGRCGEVANILLLYREILQQTEGMDWESFREFIGNLHPSQKDLWCDVYKAVSNEAKRIADKGNVVTEVCIEISAVPCKGTKNEGGTCSNKIVFEMDMALRDVERFLDWKLASTEKAQLDTLQRDSRVIEVENDDVCGTEVVSKQAD; this is translated from the coding sequence ATGGATGAAGACGAATACATTGAACTAAGGGTAATTAACCCTGTTGCGAAAGTCCCAGCATCTGATATTGCACATTCTGCGAAGGCGTTAAGTACAATTCAGGAACACGCAAGTGCGAAAGCTTTCCATTATTCCCCGCAAAATGGGGCCCAAAGGGACGCTGGAAATTCAAAGAAGTTGGAATCGAACTACGAATGCTCGCCACCTTCCGCGCAAAGGGTGGACTCGTTTCGAAGTTTAAACCAATCATTTGATATCGATCTACTTTTGAGGTACTACGCGTGCAATGCTGATATGGAGAAGTCGATAAACAAAGTGCTCACAAAGAAGGGCGAAAAATGTTTCAGTTATTCAAACGATCCTCTAGTTGACCAGGGCTGGAAAGATAGGGATCAAGGTCCATTAATCGAGCTGCGTGCACTTTATAAGATTTTTGATTCGCTGAAACGACCATCTTCCGAAGATACCCTTTTGTCCGCATTTCGATTTCGCAGCGCGATGACCAAGCTGCAATCGCTCGTAGCACGATGCACCGATGAACAACTGGAGCAGGTTCTTTCAGCTGATCCCTCGATGAAGATGTGTAAGCATTGCGGCGTAATTAGTTGTTCAAACTCCCGAAACGTTTCTATCCAACCACGGAAATCACCGCCTAGGACTTCCTATTTCTTGAATACCCAAGTATTTCCGAGCAATGATAATAATAACTCAAAACTCCACAGGGAAATGGAGAGGTGCGGAAAGAAACAAGCCACGCCGCGTACTGGGAAGTGTTGGGATACGCCGAAAAATGCTAAGCAATTTACCTACGCGCGATGCACGGATAATAAAAGAGATTGCGGTTCAAGAGGTGTAAATTTGAATTCTGGACGCCAAGATAAACTGGGCGCGGGCGTTCCGCGAAGAGTTGACACTATGGTAGCGGAGCGTGAAAATGATAACGTGACGCACGGAATGTGTAGTATTCGGAGGCCGGCGGAAATAAATTTCGAggataataaaattgaaacacGCGACGGCATAAAATCGTTTGCGATGGAATTGCAGGGCAGCGCCACTGGCACGCAAATGACAGAATTATCACCTGTTAAGGAGGAAAAGCTTAAAATAGAAAGCACTGATAAGATTATAAATAACAGTGGGACGACGCGACAAGTGAAACGTAATTCTAACTTTGAAGTTAGAGATAAGAGTGACAGTAGTGCTACTGGTAACTCTTCAGGCGAGGCCGATGATCTAATGCGTAGGAAACAGAACGAGCAGGTGTTGCAGGAAAGTCAGCAAAGCGGCTCTGAATGCAACGAGAAAGTTGTCAAAAATATCCTATACGTAAAATCGAAATCACAGGTAGACGATTTTGCAAAGCAAGGTTGCGCAGCTTTAGGAAGTGTGCGTGGCGCGAGGAGCAAACAGAATCAATTACTGAATTACCCTACTACTAATAACATTGATTCGATCATCAATCTAATGACGTACTTGGCGCACGGCGGCCTCAAATCGGCGGACAGGAAAAAGAAAGAATTCGTTTCGCAACTCGACGAAAGAACCCGTGTACCGTCTAGACGCTCTAACAATAAGTCTAGCTTCGTTTTACATGCTAGTAGAGATGACCATCCGCAATTAGACTCGGCATTCAAGGTGtgcaataaattaaaatattcaaacgaGGCAACCAACAACAAACACAAAGCTCAGAAACTTCGCTTCCGAAATTATCACAAATCTTCAGACCATTGGGAGTACATTGAATCCGCCGAAAATAATAAAGGATCGAACAGCGTCACATGCTTAATGGAGGACGATTCACTCGAGAACTGTACCGAAGCATCGGATTCGGTGCTGCAATCTGACCCAAGTTACACCACCAACTGTAGTTCCTCGTCTGCGGAACACATGATACGCGAATGGGTGAAACCTCCGCAGACTGATAAGGAAAGTAGCGCCTACGATAAAACTTGTGAAGAACAGGTTGCGCAAAAGTCTTCCACAGTTGGGTTAAATGTTAAGCATCCCTCTTCCGGGGCTGCCAAAGATTGCCCTCACTGCTCGGAGGCATCGGTTGGCAGGCAGCGAGGCCTGCAAACCGACAGTAGAAACAGCAAGTGCCATTCAGAGTTACCAACAAGTCAGACTGACAATGATTTTCCAGGTTCAACACTTCGAAGCAGTCAGGAGCCAGCAGACAAGTGTGTAAACAAAATAAACTCCAAAAAGGCTGAAGCTTTTGGAGCTAGAAAATTGTTTAGCAAACAGTTGTTTGGACCCCTGAAATCTATCAAGTCCATAAGACCTACGAAATCGGAGGGGCACAAGCATTCGAGCGGTAATTTGTTGGACGATCATTTGAAGAATATCACGCGGCGAATTACATACAGTGGGTCATCGTTCGGACCTGTCCTGGGTGATGACGGTAGATGCGGCGAAGTGGCAAATATTTTGCTGCTGTATCGGGAGATTCTGCAGCAAACGGAAGGCATGGATTGGGAGAGTTTCCGGGAATTTATCGGGAACTTGCATCCGAGTCAAAAAGACTTGTGGTGCGACGTCTACAAAGCTGTTAGCAACGAGGCGAAAAGAATAGCCGATAAAGGGAACGTTGTCACGGAAGTGTGTATAGAAATCAGCGCGGTTCCCtgcaaaggaacaaagaacgAGGGAGGAACGTGCAGCAACAAGATCGTGTTCGAGATGGACATGGCGCTTCGAGATGTTGAGAGGTTCCTCGACTGGAAGCTGGCTTCCACTGAGAAAGCACAGCTTGACACCCTTCAGAGAGACAGTCGGgttattgaagttgaaaatgatGACGTATGTGGTACTGAAGTGGTCTCCAAACAAGCTGACTAA